Proteins from a genomic interval of Diospyros lotus cultivar Yz01 chromosome 6, ASM1463336v1, whole genome shotgun sequence:
- the LOC127804803 gene encoding U-box domain-containing protein 30-like produces MPMFQPSRRGGAVGFEGGGDAHVLDLDTAVKDGVLGGGGGGFAGGFGEKLDLKKMVEELDLSEVPTVFICPISLEPMQDPVTLCTGQTYERSNILKWFSLGHYTCPTTMQELWDDSITPNKTLYHLIYTWFSQKYLQMKKKAEDVQGRASELLETVKKVKGQSRVKALKELRQVGAAHASARKTVVDEGGVALLSSLLGEHTSYSVGSEVVAILVNLSLNSDSKKKLMQPDKISLIVDMLHEGSIETKINCTRLIETLMEEEDFQSETVSSHRLLVGLMRLVKDKRHPDGNLPGLSLLRTICLHNPVRNLIVSIGAVPQLMELLPGLSPDCLELALFILDALSSLPEGRLALKNCSNTISNVVKLIMRVSESCTQHALSILCSVCKLAPEECSSIAVDAGLAAKLLLVIQSACTPELKQQSAELLKLCSLNYTDTTFISKCKLTRTIQ; encoded by the coding sequence ATGCCTATGTTTCAGCCTTCCAGGAGGGGTGGGGCTGTCGGGTTCGAGGGCGGCGGCGATGCCCATGTTCTAGATCTGGACACCGCCGTCAAAGATGGGGTCCTGggcggtggcggcggcggctTTGCCGGCGGGTTTGGGGAGAAATTGGATCTGAAGAAGATGGTAGAAGAGCTCGACTTATCCGAGGTTCCGACGGTGTTCATTTGCCCAATTTCTCTCGAACCGATGCAAGACCCGGTGACCCTTTGCACCGGCCAAACATACGAGCGCTCCAATATACTCAAATGGTTCAGCCTCGGCCACTACACTTGCCCCACGACGATGCAAGAGCTTTGGGACGATTCCATCACGCCAAACAAGACCCTTTATCACTTAATCTACACTTGGTTTTCTCAGAAGTATTTGCAGATGAAGAAGAAAGCGGAAGATGTACAGGGCAGGGCGTCGGAGCTTCTCGAAACGGTGAAGAAGGTGAAGGGCCAATCGCGCGTTAAGGCCCTGAAGGAGCTCCGGCAAGTGGGGGCGGCTCACGCCTCGGCCAGAAAGACTGTGGTCGATGAAGGCGGCGTCGCTCTGCTTTCGTCTCTACTGGGTGAGCATACTTCTTATTCTGTTGGGTCTGAAGTTGTTGCAATTCTCGTGAATTTGTCTCTAAATTCGGATTCGAAAAAGAAGCTGATGCAACCCGATAAGATCTCGTTAATTGTGGACATGTTGCATGAGGGCTCAATTGAGACCAAGATCAATTGTACCCGGCTTATTGAAACGCTCATGGAAGAGGAGGATTTTCAATCGGAAACTGTGTCGAGCCATAGGTTATTGGTTGGCTTGATGAGGCTTGTGAAGGACAAGAGACACCCGGATGGGAATTTGCCGGGTCTGAGTCTCCTCCGGACAATATGTTTGCATAATCCGGTCAGGAATCTGATTGTGAGCATTGGGGCTGTGCCTCAATTGATGGAGTTGCTGCCGGGGCTGAGCCCGGATTGCTTGGAATTGGCCCTGTTCATTTTGGATGCCTTGTCCTCTTTACCCGAGGGTAGGCTGGCGTTGAAGAATTGTTCGAATACCATATCGAATGTGGTGAAACTGATAATGCGGGTTTCAGAGAGTTGCACGCAGCACGCATTGTCGATTTTGTGTTCTGTGTGCAAGCTCGCGCCTGAGGAATGCTCCTCCATTGCAGTGGATGCAGGGCTTGCAGCGAAGCTGCTTCTTGTGATCCAGAGCGCTTGCACTCCAGAACTAAAACAGCAATCTGCTGAGCTCTTGAAGCTTTGCAGTCTAAATTATACAGACACCACCTTCATATCCAAATGCAAGCTCACCAGAACAATCCAGTGA